Proteins encoded in a region of the Dreissena polymorpha isolate Duluth1 chromosome 6, UMN_Dpol_1.0, whole genome shotgun sequence genome:
- the LOC127835130 gene encoding uncharacterized protein LOC127835130, with product MRRKTEGVLCIFFKYNSKSLCIDATQDIFFAGRMVNDVIKGDIRNNAEMKIVLVHGKPHLCLFATKDISVNEELRFDYRVPNLPWRKAGEDLVNHEGNAVPNVKSQKDTTRLSDEDLAHEVKNGVRHLESQAEIFADEDVVYEDGNSLRTVDSQNDTLANEDMSHKFRKDVRPVEQFQAKVEVSSTLIHIK from the exons ATGAGGAGGAAAACAGAGggtgttttatgtattttttttaaatacaacagCAAAAGTCTGTG CATCGATGCAACGCAGGACATATTTTTTGCCGGCCGTATGGTAAACGATGTAATAAAGGGAGATATAAGAAACAATGCAGAGATGAAAATAGTTCTTGTACATGGAAAACCCCATCTATGCCTGTTTGCCACCAAAGACATTTCAGTAAATGAGGAGCTGCGGTTCGATTACAGAGTGCCAAATTTACCATGGAGAAAG GCTGGTGAAGACCTTGTCAATCATGAGGGAAACGCTGTACCAAATGTGAAGTCACAGAAAGATACTACTCGTTTG TCTGATGAAGACTTGGCCCATGAAGTTAAAAATGGCGTCAGACATTTGGAGTCCCAAGCTGAAATTTTT GCTGATGAAGATGTAGTCTACGAAGATGGAAATAGTCTGAGAACTGTGGATTCACAGAACGATACCTTG GCTAATGAAGACATGAGCCATAAATTCAGAAAAGACGTCAGACCTGTGGAACAGTTCCAAGCTAAAGTTGAAGTAAGTTCTACATTAATACACATTAAGTGA
- the LOC127835129 gene encoding uncharacterized protein LOC127835129 codes for MLFKQFLRTENVDEAQYIIVQASSNGQTDCNSLELFNSLVQRQPIVSNRWVKQSLLAGTTLDMENFMVTKICQYGEICHKIDYQGFEFELRGDTWVDITKGQLLRLIKDIGGIPVINSTEDTVVVCADNMLHTSSQCLTKEWVFSCIVKGKMVSLKEQTTDGDIVYNSDELCVINEPLNKVIVAKSGSANGKDRSQKAQCCIYCES; via the exons ATGCTGTTCAAACAGTTTTTGCGTACAGAAAATGTGGACGAGGCACAGTATATAATTGTCCAGGCAT CTTCGAATGGACAGACTGACTGCAACTCCTTGGAACTATTCAACAGCTTGGTACAGAGACAACCAATAGTGAGCAATAGATGGGTAAAACAATCTCTGCTTGCTGGTACCACACTTGATATG GAGAACTTCATGGTCACCAAGATTTGTCAATATGGAGAAATCTGTCACAAAATTGATTACCAAGGATTTGAGTTTGAATTAAGGGGAGACACATGGGTTGATATAACCAAAG GTCAGCTTTTGAGACTTATTAAGGATATTGGCGGCATCCCAGTTATCAACTCAACAGAAGATACAGTTGTTGTGTGTGCAGACAATATGTTGCATACTTCAA GTCAATGTCTAACCAAAGAGTGGGTGTTCAGTTGCATTGTGAAAGGAAAGATGGTATCATTGAAGGAACAGACAACGGATGGGGACATTGTTTATAATAGCGATGAATTATGTGTGATTAATGAACCACTGAATAAAGTAATTGTAGCAAAGTCAGGGTCAGCTAATGGGAAAGACAGGTCACAGAAAGCCCAATGTTGCATATACTGCGAAAGCTAG